From Rhodanobacteraceae bacterium, the proteins below share one genomic window:
- a CDS encoding CBS domain protein, with protein sequence MRQVRHLLEDKGNAVYSIAPEAPVLDAIRMMAERGVGALLVLRGDALAGIVTERDYARKVILKGHSSRETPVSEIMTPAPASVSPGTTVDECMRLCTELRVRHLPVLENGKLVGIVSIGDLVKAVINDQATEIDQLQRYIAG encoded by the coding sequence ATGCGACAGGTCAGGCATCTACTGGAAGACAAGGGCAACGCTGTCTACAGCATCGCGCCGGAAGCGCCGGTGCTGGATGCGATCCGCATGATGGCCGAACGCGGCGTCGGCGCGCTGCTGGTGCTGCGCGGCGACGCGCTGGCCGGCATCGTCACCGAGCGCGACTACGCGCGCAAGGTGATCCTGAAGGGCCATTCCTCGCGCGAAACGCCGGTGTCGGAAATCATGACGCCCGCGCCGGCCAGCGTGTCGCCAGGCACGACGGTGGATGAGTGCATGCGGCTGTGCACCGAATTGCGCGTACGGCATTTGCCCGTGCTGGAAAACGGCAAGCTGGTGGGCATCGTGTCGATCGGCGATCTGGTCAAGGCCGTCATCAACGACCAGGCGACCGAGATCGACCAGTTGCAGCGCTACATCGCAGGCTGA
- a CDS encoding diguanylate cyclase/phosphodiesterase (GGDEF & EAL domains) with PAS/PAC sensor(s) — protein sequence MAGDVHHLAASASKPPTTAVLCHAINELWAASDLDGVIAAANALLAKLAPEACLVRCGNEALDAPARPDAFVARITVSEQESLRISAPLDDDEAFALIGTAAEMIDARVRALVHRNQLSDSVKQLARAERLQRALYAIADQASAVGSNLTPMFRALHQIVGSLMYAENFYIALHDSKRDSVRFSYYSDTVDPEPPSPDSDLPMEAILHGPTWYVIRDGKPLMGSLTALESQVHGPFHATGADCVDWLGVPLLRGSEVVGCVVVQSYDEAHHYDEQDKALLIYVAQHIQTALERRLAHAELEHRVEERTEALRDANRVLQQQVLERQRGERLQAALFRIAELASTTESIDNFYAAVHRVVGGLLYARNFYIALLSEDGTELTFPYSVDERDRQRQPRKLANGLTEYVLRHGTAMLANAPDIARLRAEGEVAQSGADSLCWLGVPLVCAEHTVGALAVQSYSPEHHYTLRDQELLTFVSYHIANALERVRAAESLRRAYSNLEHRVGERTRALALANRDLRAQIAERERIEARLKYETLHDSLTGLPNRSLLMQRLERALERFHADPSKGFAVLFMDLDRFKVINDSVGHLIGDDLLFQAGSRIRSCVKSEDVVARLGGDEFGVLLEGVADAEKACRIAKRIIDDLNAPFRLAAKELFTSTSIGITLAAEHYRHPEELLRDADSAMYRAKADGRHRYAVFDEGLRQQAVSLLEIENDLRRGITREEFVPFYQPVVDIHDGTTIGYEALMRWQHPKRGLLLPGEFLSIAEDTGASETIDWQIFAQVCKQTNDLAGNSDAFVGINLSARHFRNPDLDRRLLQLLAEHGVPPSRIRLEITERAMLDNPPEAKRTLQVLCNAGIRISLDDFGTGYSSLSYLHQYPVQALKIDQSFIRGLSSHSEGGSDAVIRSILAMAKLLSMQVIAEGVETAEQRDLLMGMGCRYAQGFLYSPAEPFETWAGLAARDASA from the coding sequence ATGGCAGGCGACGTTCATCATCTGGCTGCATCGGCCAGCAAGCCGCCCACCACAGCGGTTCTGTGCCACGCAATCAACGAATTGTGGGCGGCATCCGACCTCGACGGCGTGATTGCCGCCGCGAACGCGCTGCTGGCGAAACTGGCGCCCGAAGCCTGTCTCGTGCGCTGCGGAAACGAGGCGCTCGACGCCCCGGCACGTCCCGACGCGTTCGTCGCCCGCATCACCGTATCGGAACAGGAATCGCTGCGCATCAGCGCGCCGCTGGATGACGACGAGGCCTTCGCCCTGATCGGGACCGCTGCGGAAATGATCGACGCGCGCGTGCGCGCGCTGGTGCACCGCAACCAGTTGAGCGATTCGGTGAAGCAGCTCGCGCGCGCGGAACGCCTGCAACGCGCGCTGTACGCCATCGCCGACCAGGCCAGCGCGGTGGGTTCCAACCTCACGCCGATGTTCCGCGCGCTGCACCAGATCGTCGGCAGCCTGATGTACGCCGAAAACTTTTACATCGCGTTGCACGATTCCAAGCGCGACAGCGTGCGCTTTTCGTATTACTCGGACACCGTCGATCCCGAGCCGCCGTCGCCGGACAGCGACTTGCCGATGGAGGCGATCCTGCACGGCCCCACCTGGTACGTGATCCGGGACGGCAAGCCGCTGATGGGTTCGCTGACCGCGCTCGAATCGCAGGTGCACGGTCCCTTCCATGCCACCGGCGCCGATTGCGTGGACTGGCTCGGCGTGCCGTTGCTGCGCGGCAGCGAAGTGGTCGGCTGCGTGGTGGTGCAAAGCTACGACGAGGCGCACCACTACGACGAGCAGGACAAGGCGCTGCTGATCTACGTGGCGCAGCACATCCAGACCGCGCTGGAACGGCGACTGGCGCACGCCGAACTGGAACACCGCGTCGAGGAACGCACCGAGGCGCTGCGCGACGCGAACCGCGTGCTGCAGCAGCAGGTGCTGGAACGTCAGCGCGGCGAGCGGCTGCAGGCGGCGCTGTTCCGGATCGCGGAACTGGCCAGCACCACCGAAAGCATCGACAACTTCTACGCCGCCGTGCACCGCGTGGTGGGCGGCCTGTTGTACGCGCGCAACTTCTACATCGCGCTGCTTTCCGAAGACGGCACGGAATTGACGTTCCCCTATTCCGTCGACGAACGCGATCGCCAGCGGCAGCCGCGCAAGCTCGCCAACGGCCTCACCGAATACGTGCTGCGCCATGGCACCGCGATGCTGGCGAACGCGCCGGACATCGCCAGGCTGCGCGCCGAGGGCGAAGTCGCGCAATCCGGCGCCGATTCGCTGTGCTGGCTGGGCGTGCCGCTGGTCTGCGCGGAACACACGGTCGGCGCGCTGGCGGTGCAGAGTTATTCGCCCGAACACCACTACACGCTGCGCGACCAGGAACTGCTGACCTTCGTTTCCTACCACATCGCCAATGCACTGGAACGGGTGCGCGCCGCCGAATCGCTGCGCCGCGCCTATTCCAACCTCGAGCACCGCGTGGGCGAACGCACCCGCGCGCTGGCGCTGGCGAACCGCGACCTGCGCGCGCAGATCGCCGAACGCGAACGCATCGAAGCGCGCCTGAAATACGAAACCCTGCACGATTCACTGACCGGCCTGCCCAACCGCAGCCTGCTGATGCAACGGCTCGAACGCGCGCTGGAGCGTTTCCACGCGGATCCGTCGAAGGGCTTCGCGGTGCTGTTCATGGACCTCGACCGCTTCAAGGTGATCAACGATTCGGTCGGACACCTGATCGGCGACGACCTGCTGTTCCAGGCCGGCAGCCGCATCCGTTCCTGCGTCAAATCCGAGGACGTGGTTGCGCGCCTCGGCGGCGACGAGTTCGGCGTGCTGCTGGAAGGCGTCGCCGACGCGGAAAAAGCCTGCCGCATCGCCAAGCGCATCATCGACGATCTCAACGCGCCGTTCCGGCTGGCCGCAAAGGAACTGTTCACCTCGACATCGATCGGCATCACGCTGGCGGCCGAGCATTACCGGCATCCGGAAGAATTGCTGCGCGATGCCGACTCGGCGATGTACCGCGCCAAGGCCGACGGGCGCCACCGTTACGCGGTGTTCGACGAAGGCCTGCGCCAGCAGGCGGTGTCGCTGCTGGAAATCGAAAACGACCTGCGGCGCGGCATCACGCGCGAGGAATTCGTGCCGTTCTACCAGCCGGTGGTGGACATCCACGACGGCACCACGATCGGCTACGAAGCGCTGATGCGCTGGCAGCATCCGAAGCGCGGCCTGTTGCTGCCGGGCGAATTCCTCAGCATCGCCGAGGACACCGGCGCGTCGGAAACCATCGACTGGCAGATCTTCGCGCAGGTGTGCAAGCAGACCAACGATCTCGCCGGCAACAGCGACGCGTTCGTCGGCATCAACCTGTCGGCGCGGCACTTCCGCAATCCCGATCTCGACCGTCGCCTGCTGCAGTTGCTGGCCGAACACGGCGTGCCGCCTTCGCGCATCCGCCTGGAAATCACCGAGCGCGCGATGCTGGACAACCCGCCCGAAGCCAAGCGCACGCTGCAGGTGTTGTGCAACGCGGGCATCCGCATTTCGCTGGACGATTTCGGCACCGGTTATTCCTCGCTGTCCTACCTGCACCAGTACCCGGTGCAGGCGCTGAAGATCGACCAGTCGTTCATCCGCGGCCTGTCGAGCCACAGCGAAGGCGGCAGCGACGCGGTGATCCGCTCGATCCTCGCGATGGCGAAGCTGTTGTCGATGCAAGTCATTGCCGAAGGCGTCGAAACGGCCGAACAACGCGACCTGCTGATGGGCATGGGCTGCCGGTACGCGCAGGGCTTCCTGTATTCGCCGGCCGAACCCTTCGAAACCTGGGCCGGCCTCGCGGCGCGCGACGCTTCGGCATGA
- a CDS encoding TonB-dependent receptor, whose product MRLDRSELSKAVQTALSLGAVAAVGVTGTAFAQNATTTQNGQNQPQTLQTIVVTGSHIRRVDLETSNPVVAVTAQQIAATGKQTLGDIVQNLPVITGGVANPNINNGGGSGSTNVGLRGLGASRTLILVDGQRLVGFQGIVDLNFIPVAAVERIEVLTDGASAVYGSDAIGGVINIILKSNYQGAQFQANYGTSDHNDANRKGGSFVFGQTSDKGSILAGFEYEKYDDLEQSQRPFSANAVSLSTSNGAPAPSVGGSTFAARDRIKFPGSTAGCAPGTLGLSLNEGAAASGKSPTTPGDYHCFDTSKDLYNYASVNLIMTPQERTSAFFKGTYHLSDNVDFYATYLHQKTVSRAQLAPPVFGTPTGVTISAQSYYNPFGVEFTPSNGTIFRTRLFPVGNRVADNATTKDQMNVGFRGNVNIFNQNWTWDVGYNYGHASRTVTNMGYPNQAALIRDLGPSHLDPATGKVVCDDAPTDPTCTPFDVFNQFNPYTQAVEAASGVTTQTDTYYISRTAHADISGGLFDLPAGTVSLAAGVSYNKQYTNNVVDPEILIEEQPPYSCALGSACSSHLQGGFNVKEVYAEMLIPILKDMPFARALNLTLGDRYSKYNTVGSTNNWKVALEYRPIDDLMLRGTVTSVFRAPSIAQLYGPPVSSAPRLSYDPCTGFRGAPAGSGPALACINVPTDGSYVDSYVASGQQLTAINGGAQFFGVHLKPESGKTFDFGAVYSPHFIPGLSLSADFWRVYLNNTINNVGVQTSVIECYAGVLSFCPNVANRAPESAPGANDGGDPNVWIQPIANLGRIDVKGIDFAGNYKLPQFSFGQFDLGLQGTYLTQYKINTAPGTAGTLVLNGVGNMGTFGSALNGSCPFPAGGICFFPRIRATGTLGWQLGPWDAQWTMRYISKFKAGSDDPTQYANMEKGVGPASGAVPPLVIRYGATVYNNVQVGYNIVPLNTKISVGVDNVFDKQPPFLYANNSLNANTDPEDFDVLGRYYWGRITVNF is encoded by the coding sequence ATGAGACTCGACCGCAGTGAGCTGTCAAAGGCCGTGCAGACGGCCCTTTCGCTGGGTGCCGTTGCTGCCGTGGGTGTTACCGGTACTGCCTTCGCGCAGAACGCGACCACGACGCAGAACGGACAGAATCAACCGCAAACCCTGCAGACCATCGTGGTCACGGGTTCGCACATCCGTCGCGTGGACCTGGAAACATCCAACCCCGTGGTGGCGGTCACCGCGCAGCAAATCGCAGCGACCGGCAAGCAGACGCTGGGTGACATCGTTCAGAACCTGCCGGTGATCACCGGTGGCGTCGCAAATCCGAACATCAACAACGGCGGCGGCAGTGGCTCGACGAACGTCGGCCTGCGCGGCTTGGGTGCCAGCCGCACCTTGATCCTGGTTGATGGCCAGCGCCTTGTCGGTTTCCAGGGCATTGTCGACCTCAACTTCATTCCGGTGGCCGCTGTCGAACGCATCGAGGTGCTGACCGACGGTGCGTCGGCCGTGTACGGTTCGGATGCGATCGGCGGCGTCATCAACATCATCCTGAAGTCCAACTATCAGGGTGCCCAGTTCCAGGCCAACTACGGCACGTCGGACCATAACGATGCGAACCGCAAGGGCGGCTCGTTCGTCTTTGGCCAGACGTCCGACAAGGGCAGCATCCTCGCGGGTTTTGAATACGAGAAGTACGACGACTTGGAGCAGTCGCAGCGTCCGTTCTCCGCGAACGCGGTGTCGCTGTCCACTTCGAATGGTGCGCCGGCGCCATCTGTCGGCGGTTCAACTTTCGCTGCACGCGATCGAATCAAGTTTCCCGGTTCCACGGCGGGATGCGCCCCCGGAACGCTCGGCCTGTCGTTGAACGAGGGTGCGGCGGCTAGCGGCAAGAGCCCCACGACTCCTGGCGATTATCATTGCTTCGACACCAGTAAAGATTTGTACAACTACGCGTCGGTCAACCTGATCATGACGCCGCAGGAACGTACCAGCGCGTTCTTCAAGGGTACGTATCATCTGAGTGACAACGTCGACTTTTACGCGACGTATCTGCACCAGAAGACGGTTTCCCGCGCGCAGTTGGCTCCCCCGGTATTCGGCACGCCAACAGGCGTGACCATTTCGGCGCAGAGCTACTACAATCCGTTTGGCGTCGAGTTCACGCCCAGCAACGGTACGATTTTCCGCACGCGCCTGTTCCCGGTCGGGAACCGTGTTGCCGACAATGCCACCACCAAGGACCAGATGAACGTCGGGTTCAGGGGCAATGTCAATATCTTCAACCAGAACTGGACGTGGGACGTAGGCTACAACTACGGTCACGCCTCGCGTACCGTGACCAACATGGGCTACCCCAACCAGGCCGCCCTGATCCGGGATTTGGGTCCTTCGCATCTGGATCCGGCCACGGGCAAGGTGGTGTGTGACGACGCTCCCACCGATCCGACCTGCACGCCGTTCGATGTGTTCAACCAGTTCAACCCGTACACGCAGGCTGTCGAAGCGGCATCGGGCGTTACCACCCAGACCGATACGTACTACATCTCGCGCACAGCGCACGCGGACATCAGCGGTGGCTTGTTCGATCTCCCGGCGGGTACGGTCTCGCTGGCGGCGGGTGTCAGCTACAACAAGCAGTACACCAACAACGTCGTGGATCCGGAGATCCTGATCGAGGAGCAGCCGCCCTATTCGTGCGCCTTGGGTAGCGCGTGCTCTTCGCATCTGCAGGGCGGGTTCAACGTCAAGGAAGTGTATGCCGAGATGTTGATCCCGATCCTGAAGGACATGCCGTTCGCGCGTGCCCTGAACCTGACGTTGGGCGACCGCTATTCGAAATACAACACGGTGGGCAGCACCAACAACTGGAAGGTTGCGCTCGAATACCGTCCGATCGATGACTTGATGTTGCGCGGCACGGTGACCAGCGTATTCCGTGCGCCCAGCATTGCCCAGCTCTACGGGCCGCCGGTCAGCAGCGCGCCGCGCCTGAGTTACGATCCGTGCACCGGCTTCCGTGGTGCCCCGGCCGGCAGTGGCCCTGCATTGGCTTGTATCAACGTGCCTACTGACGGTTCGTATGTCGACTCGTACGTTGCCTCCGGCCAGCAGTTGACCGCGATCAACGGCGGCGCGCAGTTCTTCGGCGTGCACCTGAAGCCGGAAAGCGGCAAGACCTTCGATTTCGGTGCCGTCTATTCGCCGCATTTCATCCCGGGTCTGTCCTTGAGCGCGGACTTCTGGCGCGTGTACCTCAACAACACGATCAACAACGTGGGGGTGCAAACCTCCGTGATCGAGTGCTACGCGGGCGTGTTGTCGTTCTGCCCGAACGTTGCCAATCGTGCGCCCGAGAGTGCACCGGGCGCCAACGATGGCGGCGACCCCAATGTCTGGATCCAGCCGATCGCGAACCTGGGCCGCATCGACGTCAAGGGCATCGATTTCGCCGGAAACTACAAGCTGCCGCAGTTCTCGTTCGGCCAGTTCGATCTCGGTCTGCAGGGCACCTACCTGACCCAGTACAAGATCAATACCGCTCCGGGAACCGCGGGCACCCTGGTCTTGAACGGCGTGGGCAACATGGGCACGTTCGGGTCGGCGCTGAACGGGTCGTGCCCGTTCCCCGCGGGTGGCATTTGCTTCTTCCCGCGGATCCGCGCCACCGGCACCCTGGGCTGGCAGCTCGGTCCGTGGGATGCGCAGTGGACGATGCGCTACATCAGCAAGTTCAAGGCGGGTTCGGACGATCCCACGCAGTACGCGAACATGGAAAAGGGCGTTGGCCCAGCTTCGGGCGCCGTACCGCCTTTGGTCATCCGCTACGGCGCCACGGTGTACAACAACGTGCAGGTCGGCTACAACATCGTACCGCTCAACACCAAGATTTCGGTCGGTGTGGACAACGTGTTCGACAAGCAGCCACCGTTCCTGTATGCCAACAACAGCTTGAACGCCAACACGGATCCGGAGGACTTCGACGTGCTCGGCCGGTACTACTGGGGCCGCATCACGGTCAACTTCTGA
- a CDS encoding Cytochrome c5 yields the protein MSTHLTPSDRTFMKHFAIMIALLAGFAVVLMIIGTFVWASLPKESNTMEVQRAGDRITPVAAVYAGDTGRAAMEAAKAAADKAAASQVAYGGTTDGKAIFDHLCTTCHSTGAAGAPKITDKSAWAPRITEGIATLVKHAIDGYTGPDGNHMPAKGGNPALTDAQVEATVKWMVSQVK from the coding sequence GTGAGCACGCATCTCACCCCATCCGATCGTACCTTCATGAAGCACTTCGCGATCATGATTGCCCTGCTCGCGGGCTTTGCGGTCGTGCTCATGATCATCGGCACGTTCGTGTGGGCGTCGCTGCCCAAGGAAAGCAATACCATGGAAGTGCAGCGCGCAGGCGACCGCATCACGCCGGTCGCGGCGGTGTACGCGGGCGATACCGGACGCGCCGCGATGGAGGCCGCGAAAGCCGCCGCCGACAAGGCCGCGGCGTCACAGGTGGCCTACGGCGGAACCACCGACGGCAAGGCGATCTTCGATCACCTGTGCACGACCTGCCATTCGACCGGCGCCGCGGGCGCACCGAAGATCACCGACAAGTCGGCGTGGGCGCCGCGCATCACGGAAGGCATCGCCACGCTGGTGAAGCACGCGATCGACGGCTACACCGGTCCCGACGGCAACCACATGCCGGCCAAGGGCGGCAACCCGGCGCTCACCGACGCGCAGGTGGAAGCCACCGTGAAGTGGATGGTGTCGCAGGTGAAATGA
- a CDS encoding Monofunctional biosynthetic peptidoglycan transglycosylase: MTAASSASGPAPRRARARRWLKWIARLVLGFIVVTWLPVLILRFVPPLTSAYMVERELSQAWHGNHAFTIRYDWVSWMKIAPVAPLAMVAGEDQTFPFNHGFDIASIKSAIAQADEGGRLRGASTITQQTARNLFLWSGGGFFRKGLEAYFTVLIDITWPKRRVLEVYANIAELGDGIYGVEAASQAYWHEPASRLTSHQAALLAAVLPNPRGWHADRPSAYVQRRAAWIEQQMRQLGGVAYVLDEHPPKPRVDEPQRRQRKR; the protein is encoded by the coding sequence ATGACCGCTGCGTCGTCCGCCAGCGGTCCGGCGCCGCGCCGTGCGCGTGCGCGCCGATGGCTGAAGTGGATCGCACGGCTGGTGCTGGGGTTCATCGTGGTGACCTGGCTGCCGGTGTTGATCCTGCGTTTCGTGCCGCCGCTCACCAGTGCCTACATGGTCGAACGCGAGCTGTCGCAGGCGTGGCACGGCAACCACGCTTTCACGATCCGCTACGACTGGGTGTCATGGATGAAGATCGCGCCGGTGGCGCCGTTGGCAATGGTCGCGGGCGAAGACCAGACCTTTCCGTTCAACCACGGCTTCGACATCGCCTCGATCAAATCCGCGATCGCGCAAGCCGACGAAGGCGGCCGCCTGCGCGGCGCCAGCACGATCACCCAGCAGACCGCGCGCAACCTGTTCCTGTGGAGCGGCGGCGGCTTTTTCCGCAAGGGACTGGAAGCGTATTTCACGGTGCTGATCGACATCACCTGGCCCAAGCGCCGCGTGCTCGAGGTGTACGCCAACATCGCCGAACTGGGCGACGGCATCTACGGCGTCGAAGCCGCGTCGCAGGCGTACTGGCATGAACCCGCGTCGCGCCTGACCTCGCACCAGGCGGCGTTGCTGGCCGCGGTGCTGCCCAACCCGCGCGGCTGGCACGCCGACCGTCCATCCGCCTACGTGCAGCGGCGCGCCGCATGGATCGAACAGCAGATGCGCCAACTCGGCGGCGTCGCGTACGTGCTGGATGAACACCCGCCCAAACCGCGCGTGGACGAACCGCAACGCCGCCAGCGCAAGCGCTAG
- a CDS encoding TPR domain protein, with translation MMDVALDSIVAALESGNPLSAERLCRTQLQESPEAADVEVLLALSLWRQGNRDGALEIYAKLTRLHPEQSIHWQNYATALRQVSDLEAAERASEMAVRLAPDDAELLELHGLLQMQRGKPAEARNTLLRAFGKSPDSPSIRIHAAQACSACRDYRAEELIKPWREWLPLEEGLQLELAGVQIQQGEAISALEVLEDLLRRAPTNVSAQLSLASVYERVNRLSDAEAMLQSIDTSSTQIDDIRGAVDRQRAQLALRHGDPATARAILERVGPAGDADYGYWFTLGNIRDKLGDTSAAMQALAAAHARQIQEFAVALPHYFEPGAEILPNANVRVAASDYRGWPQLSAPDSSQSPVFVVGFPRSGTTLLEQMLDAHPRLQSMDERPFFNILAGQLERSTNLEIPRDIASLRQRDCDELRKGYLILACEKVPRRWNARLVDKNPLNMLWLPMIHRMFPHAKFVLALRHPCDAILSCYMQNFRAAVLAVASETLERLARAYVAAMQNWLYHVEVFHPDVLVSRYEDLVADPHRQAREIASFLEIDDADAMLGFAERARQKGYIKTPSYTQVIEPINAKGVGRWQRYREYFEPILPILQPMLAHWQYAANAPATQ, from the coding sequence ATGATGGATGTCGCCTTGGACTCGATTGTCGCCGCCTTGGAATCCGGCAATCCGCTTTCGGCCGAGCGTCTTTGCCGGACGCAGCTGCAGGAGAGCCCGGAGGCTGCCGATGTTGAAGTGCTGTTGGCCTTGAGCTTGTGGCGGCAGGGCAATCGCGACGGCGCGCTGGAGATTTATGCGAAGTTGACGCGGCTTCACCCGGAACAAAGCATACATTGGCAAAACTATGCGACGGCATTGCGGCAGGTCTCCGATCTGGAAGCCGCCGAACGCGCATCCGAAATGGCGGTACGCTTGGCGCCGGATGATGCAGAGCTGCTGGAACTGCACGGTCTGTTGCAGATGCAGCGCGGCAAACCGGCGGAAGCGCGGAATACACTGTTGCGGGCCTTCGGGAAGTCGCCGGATTCGCCATCCATCCGCATCCACGCCGCACAGGCTTGCTCGGCTTGCCGGGACTATCGCGCCGAGGAACTGATCAAGCCCTGGCGAGAATGGCTGCCGCTGGAGGAGGGTTTGCAGCTGGAACTGGCGGGGGTGCAGATACAGCAAGGCGAGGCGATATCGGCGTTGGAAGTGTTGGAAGATTTGCTGCGGCGGGCACCCACCAATGTGTCTGCACAATTGTCGTTGGCGAGCGTGTATGAGCGGGTGAACCGCCTCTCCGACGCCGAGGCGATGCTGCAATCGATCGATACGTCCTCGACGCAGATTGACGACATCAGAGGCGCCGTTGATCGCCAGCGTGCGCAATTGGCGCTGCGTCATGGCGATCCTGCAACAGCGCGAGCCATATTGGAACGGGTCGGGCCGGCCGGTGACGCCGATTACGGTTACTGGTTCACGCTGGGAAATATCCGCGACAAGCTCGGCGACACGTCGGCTGCCATGCAGGCGCTCGCGGCAGCGCATGCTCGCCAGATCCAGGAGTTCGCCGTTGCCCTGCCGCATTACTTCGAACCCGGGGCTGAAATCCTGCCAAATGCCAACGTGCGGGTGGCCGCGTCCGATTATCGAGGATGGCCGCAGCTGAGCGCCCCGGATTCGTCACAATCGCCGGTGTTCGTAGTTGGCTTTCCGCGGTCGGGTACGACTTTGCTCGAACAGATGCTCGATGCACACCCGCGCCTGCAGTCAATGGATGAGCGGCCTTTTTTCAACATATTGGCGGGCCAGCTCGAAAGAAGCACGAATCTGGAAATTCCGCGGGATATCGCAAGCCTGCGTCAACGTGATTGCGACGAACTGCGCAAGGGCTACCTGATTCTCGCGTGCGAAAAGGTGCCGCGCCGCTGGAATGCGCGGCTGGTGGACAAGAATCCGCTGAACATGCTCTGGCTGCCGATGATCCATCGCATGTTTCCGCACGCCAAGTTCGTCCTCGCGTTGCGGCATCCGTGCGATGCAATCCTGAGCTGCTACATGCAGAACTTTCGTGCAGCGGTGCTCGCGGTGGCCAGTGAGACCCTGGAACGCCTCGCCCGCGCCTATGTAGCCGCGATGCAAAACTGGCTGTACCACGTCGAGGTCTTCCACCCCGATGTATTGGTGTCACGCTACGAAGACCTGGTGGCCGATCCGCACAGGCAGGCGCGTGAGATTGCTTCGTTCCTGGAAATCGATGATGCCGACGCGATGCTGGGCTTCGCCGAGCGCGCAAGGCAGAAGGGATACATAAAAACGCCGAGCTATACGCAGGTCATTGAGCCAATCAACGCGAAAGGCGTGGGCCGTTGGCAACGGTACCGCGAATACTTCGAGCCGATATTGCCGATTTTGCAGCCCATGCTGGCGCATTGGCAGTACGCCGCGAATGCGCCGGCGACACAGTGA